The genomic stretch ATTAAAATAGGTTGTTATCCACAAGCACTTCTTAATGCTTTCTGTGTGATAGGTCCGTGAGCACTACAAGCCGTAATCGCCTTTGTCCACCGAGAATGTCTCTCGATGGGTTCCTACCTCCCTCAGTTCACCGATTAACTGATGGTCAGCCTTTTCGCACCTCTAGCCTCAACAAACTCGACGCTTCTGGACTCCAAGCCACCTGAACCGATAAACCCAAGTCAGTCCCTTCAGACCATGTCACATAATTAGCCAATAAAATATTCACCGATATCATGGCCCGCGCGATGGCCTGCAGCATCAGGATGGGAGGTGGCAGAGATTGTACCCCATGGATCTCTTGTGCTGTAGTCGTCCGTGAGTGTCTTGCATTACGCTATAACTGCTCGGTTTCACAAGGCAATCCGTGCTTGACTAAACTCACGAGACGCTCTACCATTTCTCCCAAGTGGATGGGCACCTAGCCGATGGAGACCTTGAAAGCAAATGGGTACTGACTCTCGAATGGATCAAATTTTAACATGCCCTGTGCTTCAGCAGTGGGTGACTAATGTCACGTACGGCAATGAGTCGAGTATATGGCTAGACGTGATAGACGAAGGACGTGTCTGTAGTGATCCGCTCTATATAGGGTGTGGGTGTGGCGGATACAAcggaagggaaagatgggggggaagggaaagatgggGGAGAAGGACAACAGCAGATGAATACAGAGTATGGTATGAACTTAACATAACAAAGTATATCTATCAAAGGTGGTCAGATTGATTCATCCCCATACCAGTCTGAGGGGTATCTTCCAAATGGCGATCTACACCTCCACGTTCGGTCTCGATATTGTTTCTGTCCGCACAGTGTAGATGACGAAATGCGGAGAGCCATTCCGGGTTATCAGCGATAGTTTGATTCCACGAGTCCTCGGAGTCGTAAAGGACTCGTCTTGCTTCTTGTTGAAACATATCGTCCGTAGGCATGACACcctgttttattttctcttgaGCATAGCGACTTAAATGCAGTGTAAGAACCTGTGTAAAGGAGCTGAGCTCCGACATGGAAATGTTTTGCTTAGCGACAGCCTCTGCTTGGGCATCTTCGGCTACTTTGTCCGGGTTCGCTTTCTGCTCTTCAATGAGATAATGGGCGCGCGACGAGATCTGTGCAAAATGATCCTGGACGTGTGTGTTGGTCGCAGAAAATGGAATCTGACTCTGAGACTCCTCGGCTATCAAATAAGGGGGTAAAGAGTTCGTAACCTGCGCAGCAATGGAGGGTGGAAATCCGTGATCGCCTTTCCAATCTTTCATTGTAGCATTTTTCCGGAAATGTTCAGCCAAGTGGTCAACTCGTTGTTCCCAAGTGTCCATACTGTGCTCACAGAACCCGCAACGTGACGGGACAGCAGAATGTGAAATCTTCCAATCGTCGATGAGAGGCAAAGTGTCGACATTATGCACGAGGCGCAGATGCTGCACTAGATGATCTTTGCGACGAAAGGAGCGGCGCTTGTCAGAGTCACCATGGCATCCATTATGGTTATGTTGATCGAGGTGTGCTACACTAGGATCCAGTGCGTTACAAAACGCACAGTGTTTTCTTCCTGTCACTCTTGAAAAGACGGTGGTCCCATGGGGAGCGCAGTACCACGCCTCCAAATTCAGATGGAGAGATTTCTCATGCCGAGCCCAGTCATATCTGCTCCTGAACCTATCACAACAGAAAGTACAGCAAAATCGCCGAGGCTTATCGGGTTTTCCTCGTGCCCGCACGGTATTTTTGCTGGCTCGACCTTTAGAGATACGGCTTGAAGGATCATCTGAAGGGGAGTGCGATAGGGCGGAGCCGAAAGACGCATTTGATGAACCACTCGATTCGCCGCTTGTTGCGGACGGAGCTCGCCTATAATGGCGGAACGCATTGTGCCCTGTGTTGCGTGTATCCGGGCGGCTGCTCCTCTGAGTCGACCGCTGGGTTGGAGTTTTTCTCAACGCATCCAAAATGGCTGATATAGACGCCGGCTCATCCTCTGGTGGAGATTCACGCCATCTCTCCATGGGATCCATTGCATTCGTATTTGGAATAAAAATCGGGCCGCTCTGTTCATGCTGCTGTCGGATCAAATAGCGACTCCTGCGCCGGGGGAGACCAGTACGATCGCTGGAGGGTGTATTGGTCTGTTCAGATACGCCTTGGCTGAAACCTGGCTTAGTAGGCTCAGGTTCCTGAGCACTAACGTCTGGTTCAGTCGCCGAAGTGCCGTCAGCCATGGTGTTCGAAACCTCCGGAAGAAGGCTGTCTAGTTGGTGGAGGTCTGAGCCAGTAGGCAACCACGCACTTCTGTCAATAAAGACATCCTCAGGCGACACTAGTTGATTTTCTCTGCCTAGACCATAATCTAGAAAGTTGGGCTGTGGTGCTGAATGTTGACCAAGTTGCTGATCGGTCTCCAATGAGTTGACAGGGCACAGCTCAGATGACGGTGGTATataagggaaagagaagtcaAACAAGCTGGGATCTAAGGCCAAATTGACTATAGAACACAGTGAGTTAAcggctctttttttctgcaGGCAGACTTGGACTGACCGTCATCTCCTGTGTCACTCGCCGTGAGCGAGTTGATATCCTCCCGCTGGCCAGGGAGATCCCCATGCGACATTATAGTCCAGATCTAGCAGTTCTTTCGATAAGACAAACTACTGCCTACTTACTTTAACTTCATGCATCAGTTGGGGCAATGTTGCTCTTGAGTGGCGTCCATAAAATGCAGATATTCCGAGCAGTTCCTTCATTCACCGCCTTTCTGTCACAGAATCACCATGTAAATCATGGTATAGAGTTAACAGGTCTTGATACCAACATTTCTTCAACTAGATTGTGATTTCAGATAGTGTATCTGTATAGAATTATTGAGGACCTCACATCGTACCATCAATCATCGATCCGTCATGATCGCACACGACGTTCGCGAAAGAGCCAGATGTTATGTATACATTAGTAGTTGTGTCGGTGGCCGACTTAGGGCTTGAGAATGGCGCCTAGAGGCTAGAACTGGCTGGCGAAGGCTACAACTACATGCGTCAAGCTTTACCCTAAACAATGATAAATGCAAGCTATGTATGCTCCTGATCCATTATATTCGAGGCCCCCaccccttcctttttatttttattttaatttttttttttcgctCCTATATGTTTTTAAAGCCCACCTAGAGACCTGAGGAAATCGACCATTTTCTAATTATATGAACCACGAGCTTCTAGCAAGATTTCCACTGGGTAGAAAAGTTCTTGGATAGTAGTGTCATAGGGATATTCGTCATGATAAAAGGGCAGACTAGCCCTGGGGTCAGGAGAGACTCTAGATTAGAAACATAGTATGAGTTTTGGCTGTATATCAAAACTCAACACTCTTGATATGCAGCCCTCACAAGCACATAAGATATCTCCAAGTCTCGATGTCATTGATTTTGACAATTAAAGGTAACTTAAGACACGGTTATCAAGTATCAGGTATGGAGATAAACCGCAGGTCATTGGAAGGTCGACGCGAAGAATTCTTGTCCCAGGTTTGCTGATGCTTAGCACAATAAGCAACAAATCACGTATCTGCTTCCTTTCCCTGATCGATGATGGTGTGGGTTTAGTGTGAACGAAAATCCAGCACTAAGGTCCACATAGTGTCATTTCAGCGGGATTCCCAGGTCAACGCCAGAGCACCCAGATTCCATGGCGATAAGCGATCTATCGCTTGGACCTGCCTAGACTCAGAATACCAAAGAGGCAATTTCATATGGTATCTATTTTGAttggccttctccttgccacTCCTCACACCCCCACGCCATAATACTATGCTCGAACCTGGGGTAGGACATCATGCTCGATGTGCTCCACTCATTGTTGTTATCAGACTGTGGATACTAGATAATGAATGGTAGATAACCCAGTGTTTCAGTAATATCTTGATGAAGCTTGTACCAACTAGCCTAAGTATAAAGGTCCAACGCTCTCAATGGTAACGCAGTCCTCAAGTAACAGCACTCAATGCCTCCGCTTCGTGGTTTTTCACCATGCTGTTCTCCCAGGACCGAGACCTCGACGTGCCCGGCACCGAGCTACTAGTTGACACCCAGCATGATTTGGATGTCGCCCACGATGGCTCGGATATCATCTTGTTGCCCCATCCCACAGCCTGCGAAGGTGACCCGCTGAACTGgtcaagatggaagaaatacTGGCATCTGCTTCTTATCTCGATCTATGCTTGCGTTTTCTCATTTGGTGAGAATAACACCGGTGACGCTTACACAACCATCGTAGAAATGACTGGATCAACGATGACGATCATGAACGGTGGTGGTGCCCTCAACTATCTATTACTAGGGCTGGTAAATATCTTCTGGGTCCCCACCGCCATGAAGATTGGTCGGCGGTTCTGCTTTCTCGCGACATTGTTGCTCTGCATTGGCTCATCACTCTGGATGGGTGCCTTTCATACCGCAGGGGAGTGGTTCGGTAGCAACATTCTCAACGGACTTGGGACCTCGGCCTATGAAGCAGTCATTCAGCTTGTTGTCTTTGATTTGTTCTTCGACCACCAACGCGGCAGTATGCTTGGAGTTTACATTTTTGCTCAGCAGCTAGGTTCGATTATCGGACTGGTGGCTGGTGGTTATATCTCTGACGGACCGGGCTGGCGCTGGGCGCAATGGGTTGTGTCCATTGCTGAGGGCGTTTTAATCGtcgcctttttcttcactttcGAGGAAACGCTGTTTCCCCGGTTtctcttcacctcctcccAGACTCTTTCTACGAACAAGGCCACAACACTAGCTCAGTCAGATGCTGCCTTAGAGGACGAGATAGCGACCATGAAGGACAAAGGACCAGTCATTGCGGATACTGTGAGTGTTGAAGAAGGTACAGCTATGAATACACCAGCACCTTCTCAATTCCCTAAGCGGACGTTTCGGGAGAAACTCAGGCTGTGGGTTTACTATCCGCAAGATCACACATCATATTGGACGTACTTCAAACGACCGTTCTTCTTGTTAAAATTCCCTAACATCGTCATCGTATGTACCTGATTCGTTTATGCGACCTGACGCAGTTGGCTTGGACACGGTTGCTAATAATACATTCCAGGCCGGCGTTATCTTTGCATTTGGCTGTACCTCGGGTATCGTCACCAACAACACCATCTCGGAGACCCTATCAGCTCCTCCATACAATTTCACTGATGGTCAGACGGGTCTTGTGTACATCTCCGCCCTAGTCGGTAGTGTGATCGGCTATTTCACCAGTGTTTTTGGTGACAAGATTGTAATATACCTCGCCCGACGAAACGATGGTATCAAAGAGCCCGAGATGCGTCTGTGGGCACTGGTTCCTTGCTTCTTCTATGCCGGACTGGGGTATGAGATATATGGCTGGGGAGCTGAGACAGGCTCACACTGGATTACAATCGCAGTGGGTATTGGAAGTATGATTGCGCAGCAAGTGGCCGCAACCTCTACTGTAAGTTCTCGCGTGACTTCATGGCCCTGTTATAGCTAGTAACCGTGATGATAGGCAACGGCGTACGCAATGGAGTGCTTCCCCGGTGTGGGTGGAGAAATTGTTGTTATTCTTGCTATTTCCAGTTCCTTTATCAACTTTACCATCTCGGAGACGACGCAGCCGTTTCTGAATGCTGTGGGAATGGGGtatttgttcttgttctaCGGTATCTGCGTGGTGCTGTCGTTGGTGGCGGGCATGGCAGTGTAtatctggggaaagaagtggaggagACGATGTGCACCGCGGTATTATCAGTTCCTGGcagaaagagggggaaatATCTGAACATTCCATGATACTTGAGAGTTTGGTCATGTAGTATTATCTTCTAACTATAAGATAGCGTTAGGGTTATATCGACATATAACAATGAGACTCGACTCTGTTTAGCGTGTTTTCCATCTTGCAACATGATCTTCAGAGCCTGCTTCTGCTTGCCTACATTCAGACGCACCGGTATGAGGCCGCTGGCATTGGCGGTGGTTATATACCGTAAGGCGTACTTTCTGGGATGACGAGTTACTATCTAAAAATGGAAGGATACTTTTTGAACAGGAGATAGGCTGGAGATATGGCCGGTTAAGTCGGCAATACTTAGTGGGCTAGCCTGCAGGGGGAATAGGCAGTAGTAGATGAAATGATGCTAGGGAGTCTTTGTCTATTAGTTATGGTTCGAGCGGTTTGGTCTGCCGATCTTTGTATTAGATTACTCCAGACCAGGATAGCACCAATAGGTACTCCGTGGTGGCCTGGATAGAACATGGTGTGCTGCAGGGGTGTACTGAGCGTGCACTCAAGGGTACTGCCTTTCGGGGTCTCCAAGGGCACCCACTTTCTGTCTCACAGCATTCTGCTAAGTTCACAATTCCTTTTGTTGCAGTCCTACGTCCCCCTATACTATTTACTGCAAAATTGTCCTGGTAAGAATAGGTTTATTGACAGCAGCCGCTGAGACTGGCAATACCAGTTGCCTAGAGAGTATGGCGGAAAATGACGAAAAAGCGATCCAAACGACAGATCGTGATATTCAGCCAAATTTAACCGAAGATTCATTAGAGGATGACAATGAACCAATGAATTTCCGGCCGTGGCAGCAGCTGCCTGTGTTTTTTGCGATGGGACTTGGGATCTTTATCTTAGGGCTTGCAAGTATTAGCGTCGCCGTCTGCAGCATATCAGCTGACCCGCAGGGCT from Aspergillus oryzae RIB40 DNA, chromosome 1 encodes the following:
- a CDS encoding uncharacterized protein (predicted protein), translating into MADGTSATEPDVSAQEPEPTKPGFSQGVSEQTNTPSSDRTGLPRRRSRYLIRQQHEQSGPIFIPNTNAMDPMERWRESPPEDEPASISAILDALRKTPTQRSTQRSSRPDTRNTGHNAFRHYRRAPSATSGESSGSSNASFGSALSHSPSDDPSSRISKGRASKNTVRARGKPDKPRRFCCTFCCDRFRSRYDWARHEKSLHLNLEAWYCAPHGTTVFSRVTGRKHCAFCNALDPSVAHLDQHNHNGCHGDSDKRRSFRRKDHLVQHLRLVHNVDTLPLIDDWKISHSAVPSRCGFCEHSMDTWEQRVDHLAEHFRKNATMKDWKGDHGFPPSIAAQVTNSLPPYLIAEESQSQIPFSATNTHVQDHFAQISSRAHYLIEEQKANPDKVAEDAQAEAVAKQNISMSELSSFTQVLTLHLSRYAQEKIKQGVMPTDDMFQQEARRVLYDSEDSWNQTIADNPEWLSAFRHLHCADRNNIETERGGVDRHLEDTPQTGMGMNQSDHL